TCACGTCGTGCATCGCAGCGCTCTTGTCGATGAAGTTCTGCACGCCCCGCGCCAGCCCGAAATCGTTGAGCACGTGGGGCGAAAGGTTGTTCGAAATCTCGCGCAGCGAGCGGATCGCCTCGTCGATCACATAGGTCGTATTGTCGATGATCTCGCGCTGCTCGGCGTCGTGCTCCTCACGCGCGAGGGCCGTAAGCGACATTTTGGCCGAAGAGAGCAGCGGCCCGAGACCGTCGTGCAGCTCCTTCGAGAAACGCGACCGGGCCTTCTCCTCGGTGCGGAGCACGGCCGTGAGGATACGCTTGTTGAGCAGCGACCGCTGACGGTTCAGACGGTTGATGTATTTGAACAGCTTGTGGGCGTACATCACGCCGATCGACAGGCAGACCGAGATCACGATCCCCAGATAACCGAACCACCAGCGGGGAATGATCTCGAAGCCCGATACGAGAAGCAGCTGGATGAGGCGTTCGACCGACAGCAGCGAAAAGCCCACGATGAAAAGAATCCACACCGAATTGTATTTGGTGGTGCGCACCAACCGCAGGG
This Alistipes shahii WAL 8301 DNA region includes the following protein-coding sequences:
- a CDS encoding sensor histidine kinase; the protein is MLIKILLVIAIVIQCVATGYALRLVRTTKYNSVWILFIVGFSLLSVERLIQLLLVSGFEIIPRWWFGYLGIVISVCLSIGVMYAHKLFKYINRLNRQRSLLNKRILTAVLRTEEKARSRFSKELHDGLGPLLSSAKMSLTALAREEHDAEQREIIDNTTYVIDEAIRSLREISNNLSPHVLNDFGLARGVQNFIDKSAAMHDVKIRFTTNLRSERYDTDIEVILYRVICELINNSLKHAACSAINLSLSQNGSELTLDYTDNGRGFNPQAMMDCGMGLSNIASRINSLGGTFDIASAKGKGMRAAIRVNTQEEPAPLNRNHNRKRRRR